In Aedes albopictus strain Foshan chromosome 3, AalbF5, whole genome shotgun sequence, the following are encoded in one genomic region:
- the LOC134292088 gene encoding uncharacterized protein LOC134292088, with amino-acid sequence MLKTALCLLKLYYCVPRTSELTSLLEANDKESVLFQQWLTTDRCNLETITKTIDEFVPYFVEKVDKLITHDFIYKEQSSFLRDKKDSLKQGEVLTICDFSENYSFIIQNSAQGYHWNNSQATIHPFEVYYRKENKLENLSFIIISEVLTHDTTAVQLFISKLLDFIKQSIDFSKITFMSDGAAAHYKNKKKFASLCSFRSNYGLEAEWHFFATSHGKDPCDAVGGTLKRMAKRASLARDYGNTITTPRELYDWAVKQSDIHITKLNFCFISNEQYAKMTHELEELYTYSHVKTIPGTQKFHSFVPISENQIEAKKFSNSKDNPKKFTLFQID; translated from the exons atgcttaaaacagcattatgtttgctgaaattgtattattgtgtgcctagaaccagtgaactaacatcattattagaagcgaatgataaagaatcggttttatttcaacaatggctaaccactgatcgatgcaatttggaaactattactaagactatagacgagtttgttccgtattttgtagaaaaagttgataagcttataactcatgatttcatttataaagaacaatcctcatttttgcgggataaaaaagattctcttaaacagggtgaagtattaacaatttgtgacttttcagaaaattattcatttatcattcaaaattcagctcaaggttaccattggaataattctcaagctaccattcacccctttgaagtgtactacagaaaagaaaataagttggaaaacttgagctttataataatatctgaagtacttacacacgatacaacagcagttcagttatttatatcaaaactgctggatttcattaaacaatcgattgatttctcaaaaattactttcatgtcagatggagcagcagctcattataagaacaaaaaaaaatttgccagtttgtgcagttttcggtccaattatggattggaagcagaatggcacttcttcgcaacttcacatggcaaagacccatgtgacgctgttggaggtactctcaagcgaatggcaaaacgagcaagtcttgctcgagattatggaaacacaatcacaactcctcgagaactgtatgactgggcagttaaacagtcagatatacatataacaaaattgaatttctgctttatttcaaatgaacaatatgcaaaaatgacgcatgaacttgaagaactatacacatacag tcacgtaaaaacaatacctggtacacaaaaatttcattcatttgtgccaatttctgaaaatcaaattgaagcgaagaagttttcgaattcaaaagataatccaaaaaagtttacattgtttcagatagactaa